The Pseudanabaena galeata CCNP1313 genome includes a region encoding these proteins:
- a CDS encoding AbrB/MazE/SpoVT family DNA-binding domain-containing protein, which yields MGAAIRTRIIKIGNSQGIRIPKLLLEQSGIHAEVEIEVQGSHLTVRPFPQLRMGWNQAFATMAEQGDDILLDDISPTDWERVDWAWD from the coding sequence ATGGGCGCAGCTATTAGAACCCGCATCATTAAAATCGGTAACTCTCAAGGTATTCGTATTCCCAAGTTACTCCTTGAGCAAAGTGGTATTCATGCAGAAGTGGAAATTGAAGTGCAGGGCAGCCATCTGACTGTGCGCCCATTTCCACAATTACGCATGGGATGGAATCAAGCCTTTGCGACGATGGCAGAGCAAGGAGACGATATTTTACTAGATGATATTAGCCCAACTGATTGGGAGAGAGTTGATTGGGCGTGGGATTAA